A DNA window from Impatiens glandulifera chromosome 7, dImpGla2.1, whole genome shotgun sequence contains the following coding sequences:
- the LOC124944862 gene encoding protein ALTERED PHOSPHATE STARVATION RESPONSE 1-like: protein MGCTQSKIDNEETVTRCKERKLFMKDAVAARNAFAAAHAGYTFALKNAGAALSDYSQGEAQQPQFAPTLIDPVLPPAPQPPFESILAPPPLPDFPLQRAASMPENFSHKPDLKHTDPIIEEEEEEEEDEDEEEEMENENHDLKRRTSNRKKESFGRGTDSEGLPPPPLPRTPPQDNRSSLPPEEEWDFFFPPMENVPGANLADLDEARMQRADMERKMYEERKKAELVEDKSKTGGGRRNMMNQEPEPSEKTNELPPQPPPPAAAKPAKKVKQPVPSSDNRRGGKVSFNLIKIFSDLDDLFLKASQSASDVSKMLEANRLHFHSNFAGNQGHIDHSARVMRVITWNKSFKGLPNNADDGKDDDIESEELETHATVLDKMLAWEKKLYDEVKAGEQMKLDYQKKVASLNKLKKHNASIDTLERTKAAVSHLHTRYIVDMQSMDSTVSEINRLRDHQLYPKLVQLVDGMATMWQTMYTYHTEQHNIASALKFVDMSQSLKETSAHHHERTIQLHVVIQEWQLQFEKLIKHQKDYVKSLNSWLKPNLIPIDNNLKEKVSSPSRPQNPPIHDLLQNWNDFLGKLPDELARTSIANFAAVIQTIVHSQEDELKLRARCDETIKEINRKTRQFEDWYRKYVQRRVPPEEDEVERAAAEKELVDEKKLAVETVQKRLEVEEESYRQQCVQVREKSLTSLKTALPELFRVLSEFSNACSEMFSRLKFFTERQGNNART, encoded by the exons ATGGGATGTACTCAATCGAAGATCGATAACGAAGAAACAGTAACTCGATGTAAGGAACGGAAGTTATTTATGAAAGATGCAGTCGCCGCTCGGAACGCTTTCGCCGCCGCTCATGCCGGTTACACCTTCGCACTTAAGAACGCTGGAGCCGCGCTCAGCGATTATTCACAAGGTGAGGCTCAGCAACCGCAATTCGCACCAACGCTCATTGACCCTGTCTTACCTCCTGCTCCTCAGCCGCCGTTTGAGTCTATACTTGCTCCTCCTCCACTCCCTGATTTTCCTCTTCAACGTGCTGCTAGTATGCCtgaaaatttctcacataaacCTGATCTGAAGCACACGGATCCGATAAtcgaggaggaagaagaagaggaggaggatgaggatgaagaagaggagatgGAAAACGAGAATCATGACTTGAAGAGAAGAACTTCTAATAGAAAGAAAGAATCATTCGGTAGAGGAACTGATAGCGAGGGTTTACCGCCGCCGCCACTACCTAGAACTCCGCCACAAGATAATCGGTCTTCACTACCACCGGAGGAAGAGTGGGACTTCTTCTTTCCTCCCATGGAGAATGTGCCTGGGGCTAATTTGGCTGATCTCGACGAGGCAAGGATGCAAAGGGCGGACATGGAAAGGAAAATGTATGAAGAAAGGAAGAAGGCGGAACTTGTGGAAGACAAGAGCAAAActggaggaggaagaagaaacaTGATGAATCAGGAGCCCGAACCGTCTGAGAAAACTAATGAGCTTCCACCACAGCCGCCGCCTCCAGCAGCGGCGAAGCCTGCCAAGAAAGTGAAGCAACCAGTTCCTTCTTCCGATAACAGAAGAGGTGGAAAGGTctcttttaatttgattaagataTTCAGTGACTTAGATGATTTATTTCTCAAGGCATCACAAAGTGCTAGTGATGTTTCTAAGATGCTTGAAGCAAATCGATTGCACTTCCATTCTAATTTCGCGGGTAATCAAG GACATATTGATCACTCTGCACGGGTTATGCGTGTAATCACTTGGAATAAATCTTTCAAAGGATTGCCAAATAATGCTGATGATGGTAAAGATGATGACATAGAATCAGAAGAACTTGAAACTCATGCAACTGTATTGGATAAGATGTTAGCTTGGGAGAAAAAACTTTACGATGAAGTGAAG GCAGGAGAGCAGATGAAGCTCGACTATCAAAAGAAGGTTGCTTCGCTTAATAAACTAAAGAAACACAATGCTAGTATAGACACATTAGAGAGGACTAAAGCAGCTGTCAGCCATCTTCACACAAGATATATAGTCGATATGCAATCCATGGATTCCACAGTTTCTGAAATAAACCGCTTACGTGATCACCAGTTATATCCCAAACTCGTTCAACTTGTCGACGG TATGGCTACAATGTGGCAGACTATGTACACATACCACACCGAGCAACACAATATCGCATCAGCCCTCAAGTTCGTTGACATGTCACAATCCCTAAAAGAAACGAGCGCCCACCACCACGAGCGAACTATCCAACTCCACGTCGTAATACAAGAATGGCAACTTCAGTTCGAGAAGCTAATCAAACACCAAAAAGACTATGTAAAATCCCTTAACAGCTGGCTAAAACCGAATCTCATACCCATCGATAACAACCTCAAGGAGAAAGTCTCGTCACCTTCCCGACCCCAAAACCCGCCAATCCACGACCTTCTACAAAACTGGAACGATTTCCTCGGGAAGCTTCCCGACGAGCTGGCGAGAACTTCCATAGCCAACTTTGCAGCAGTTATACAGACGATCGTGCATAGTCAGGAAGATGAGTTGAAACTAAGGGCGAGATGTGACGAGACAATTAAGGAGATTAACCGTAAAACAAGGCAGTTTGAGGATTGGTATAGAAAGTACGTACAACGTAGGGTTCCGCCAGAAGAGGATGAGGTTGAGAGGGCGGCAGCGGAGAAGGAGTTGGTGGATGAGAAGAAGTTGGCGGTGGAGACGGTTCAAAAGAGGttggaggtggaggaggagagttATAGGCAGCAATGTGTTCAGGTTAGGGAGAAATCTTTGACGAGTTTGAAGACAGCTCTTCCGGAGCTCTTTAGGGTTTTGTCTGAATTCTCAAACGCGTGTTCAGAGATGTTCTCGAGGCTCAAGTTTTTCACTGAAAGACAAGGTAATAATGCTAGAACTTGA
- the LOC124944864 gene encoding LOW QUALITY PROTEIN: protein PERCC1-like (The sequence of the model RefSeq protein was modified relative to this genomic sequence to represent the inferred CDS: inserted 1 base in 1 codon) → MAPDEEKMTRRSPLDFPIEWNRPKPGRRPDIFXPLPLPLPTDPPEEDEEDEEKKQEQEEDPEQEETDKPNQ, encoded by the exons ATGGCTCCAGATGAGGAGAAGATGACTCGTCGTTCTCCTCTCGATTTCCCCATC GAATGGAATAGACCAAAACCTGGTAGAAGGCCAGATATAT CACCATTACCACTACCACTTCCAACTGATCCACCCGAAGAAGAcgaggaagatgaagaaaagaaaCAAGAGCAAGAAGAAGATCCCGAACAAGAGGAAACAGATAAACCGAACCAGTAA
- the LOC124944863 gene encoding kinesin-like protein KIN-13B — protein sequence MNTMGRHQSNHQRSGSSTAHHQRQYSENFLDSSNDRWLQSAGLQHLQSSNSPTIGSLQDFGYYGAGSGSGSSRIYRNPQRTYSGGSDLFQEPPSTPPRNSGLSSQRKNGDDPESPNEFSPGLLDLHSFDTELLPEMPSLGLYDVPSLYRSVRGQSFDDAESYMVNNSKPSMRARAAPENIVYKSFAVDKDKGSNVAKIKVVVRKRPLNKKELAKNEEDIVTIESRSNSLTVHETKLKVDLTEYMEKHEFVYDAVLNEEVSNDEVYRETVEPIVPIIFQRTKATCFAYGQTGSGKTFTMKPLPLKASRDILRLMHHTYRNQGFHLFFSFFEIYGGKLYDLLNDRKKLCMREDGKQQVCIVGLQEHKVSDVETIKDFIERGNATRSTGTTGANEESSRSHAILQLAVKRSVEGNESKPPRLVGKLSFIDLAGSERGADTTDNDKQTRLEGAEINKSLLALKECIRALDNDQNHIPFRGSKLTEVLRDSFVGDSRTVMISCISPNYGSCEHTLNTLRYADRVKSLSKGNNSKKETTVNVKESIIAPPLSSVYPSGSSYDDTWSEQVHRREVYNASQDFQEPSWMKNVKVESSNVSNIEDNRITRKVNNNNTKVKDVKRVDPEICYDNGEDELNALLKEEEDLVNAHRKQVEEAMDIVREEMNLLVEADKPGNQLDDYISRLNAILSQKAAGVLQLQNRLARFQKRLKEHNVLGSSGY from the exons ATGAACACAATGGGAAGACATCAATCAAACCACCAGAGATCTGGATCATCTACGGCGCATCATCAGCGACAATACTCTGAAAACTTCTTAGACTCTTCCAACGACAGATGGCTTCAATCGGCGGGACTTCAACATCTTCAGTCTTCGAATTCTCCTACTATTGGTTCACTTCAG GACTTCGGTTACTATGGCGCTGGCAGTGGCAGTGGCAGTTCGAGAATTTACAGGAATCCGCAGAGGACTTACAGCGGAGGGAGTGATCTTTTTCAGGAACCGCCTTCCACACCTCCTAGAAATTCGGGACTATCGAGTCAGAGAAAGAACGGGGATGATCCAGAATCTCCGAATGAATTTAGTCCAGGATTACTAGATCTACATTCATTTGATACCGAGCTGCTTCCTGAG ATGCCTTCATTGGGCCTTTATGATGTCCCCTCTCTGTATCGCTCTGTACGGGGACAAAGCTTTGATGATGCTGAATCATATATGGTTAATAACAGCAAACCGTCAATGAGGGCTCGTGCTGCACCAGAGAACATTGTTTATAAAAGCTTTGCTGTAGATAAAGATAAAGGAAGTAATGTTGCCAAAATTAAAGTTGTG GTGCGAAAAAGACCCTTAAACAAGAAGGAGCTAGCTAAGAATGAGGAGGATATTGTAACCATAGAGTCACGTTCCAATTCTTTGACAGTTCACGAGACTAAGCTCAAG GTTGACCTGACAGAATATATGGAAAAACATGAATTTGTTTATGATGCTGTGCTGAATGAAGAAGTTTCAAATGATGAA GTTTATCGTGAAACTGTGGAGCCCATAGTTCCTATAATTTTTCAGCGAACAAAAGCAACTTGTTTTGCTTATGGTCAAACAG GTAGTGGAAAAACCTTTACCATGAAGCCTTTGCCTCTTAAAGCATCCCGAGATATTCTGAGGCTAATGCACCATACTTACAGGAATCAAGGCTTTCATCTATTTTTCAGTTTCTTTGAAATATATGGTGGAAAACTTTATGATCTCCTTAATGACAGGAA AAAGCTTTGCATGAGGGAGGATGGGAAGCAACAAGTTTGCATTGTTGGTTTGCAAGAGCACAAAGTATCTGATGTGGAGACAATCAAGGATTTCATTGAGAGAGGAAACGCAACAAGAAGTACGGGCACAACAGGTGCAAATGAGGAGTCGTCAAGATCACATGCTATACTTCAGCTTGCAGTTAAGAGGTCTGTTGAAGGAAATGAGTCTAAGCCACCTAGATTGGTCGGAAAACTGTCTTTCATAGATCTTGCTGGAAGTGAACGTGGTGCTGATACAACTGACAATGATAAACAGACGAG ATTGGAAGGTGCCGAGATCAACAAAAGCTTGCTTGCACTAAAGGAATGTATAAGAGCACTTGACAATGATCAAAATCATATCCCTTTCAGAGGAAGTAAACTAACTGAAGTCCTCAGGGATTCATTCGTAGGAGATTCTAGAACTGTCATGATTTCCTGCATCTCTCCTAATTACGGTTCCTGTGAACACACTCTCAACACCTTACGATATGCTGATCG GGTGAAGAGCCTTTCAAAAGGTAATAATTCCAAGAAAGAGACAACAGTGAATGTTAAGGAATCAATCATCGCTCCACCTCTTTCGTCGGTTTACCCCTCTGGATCATCCTACGACGATACATGGTCCGAACAAGTTCATCGTAGGGAAGTGTATAATGCTTCTCAAGATTTTCAAGAACCATCATGGATGAAGAACGTGAAAGTTGAGTCATCAAATGTTTCAAATATAGAAGATAATAGAATTACAAGGAAAGTCAATAACAACAATACGAAAGTGAAAGATGTGAAGAGAGTTGACCCGGAGATATGTTATGATAATGGGGAGGATGAGTTGAATGCTCTATTAAAG GAGGAGGAGGATCTCGTGAATGCCCATCGTAAGCAAGTGGAGGAAGCGATGGATATAGTTAGAGAG GAAATGAACCTTTTGGTGGAAGCAGATAAACCGGGGAATCAGTTGGATGACTACATATCAAGACTAAACGCTATATTATCGCAGAAAGCTGCTGGTGTTTTACAACTACAAAACCGATTGGCTCGTTTTCAGAAACGTTTGAAGGAGCATAATGTGTTGGGTTCATCGGGGTACTAG